One endosymbiont 'TC1' of Trimyema compressum genomic window, ATTTAAAAAATCTATTTACAAACCCTATGCAATTAATTGTGAATATATCCTTTCCTTTGCCCTTAGCTCTCATTATAGGCTTTATTACAAAAGGGCTGTACGGAGAAGCATTTACTTCTTTTAATTATTACTGTTTAACAATGTTTGTCTTTGCTGCATTACAAAACTCAACTGTAGCAGCAAATAGTTTTATGGAAGATCGTATTGTAAAAGCGAATATGCGCTTATGTACTGCGCCAGTACCAAACTTCTTCATCTATTTTTCAAAGATTCTGGCTTCCTTTCTGTTTGGTGTATTTTGCCATACTATTGTTGGACTTTTCTTTTTCATTATCGTAGGCGTTAATCTAGGCAATGGTCTAACAATATTTTACCTCTGGTTGTTACTCTGTGCCCTTGAATTGTTTGCCGTCAGTTTTGCTATTTTGTTTTGTTATCTATTAAAAAATGAAAAAGTGGTAAATCAAATACA contains:
- a CDS encoding ABC transporter permease; this encodes MYKFKTILKMDLKNLFTNPMQLIVNISFPLPLALIIGFITKGLYGEAFTSFNYYCLTMFVFAALQNSTVAANSFMEDRIVKANMRLCTAPVPNFFIYFSKILASFLFGVFCHTIVGLFFFIIVGVNLGNGLTIFYLWLLLCALELFAVSFAILFCYLLKNEKVVNQIQSNAVMIVCLLGSVFFPIDSLGRPSIYQLHITCLLDSRSCFSGNLCPRFRFAWMV